Proteins encoded together in one Salvelinus namaycush isolate Seneca chromosome 26, SaNama_1.0, whole genome shotgun sequence window:
- the LOC120021096 gene encoding LOW QUALITY PROTEIN: MAP7 domain-containing protein 2-like (The sequence of the model RefSeq protein was modified relative to this genomic sequence to represent the inferred CDS: inserted 2 bases in 1 codon) — protein sequence MAEKAVNTASSALTDEVLSPALVIEKKSQLNGLPSPLRLPGNNTNNHADVEGYLRTDDRMRLAKERREERDKGLAVREQAIMEKERRAQLQYERTVEERWRKLEEQRQKEELRRAAVDEKRRQRLEEEKERLDALMKRSLERSLQLEQRPKRWTWGGAGGAQGDCENAPLPASTFPHELAAPFPAASESGNRCHLNSVESLMVHRLLTHTHXVVQCHSAADLHLPCHRCTAPCSPHRSPYRGSPSRANRRRLQGSPEESAGGSISTPQTPKKERLRRERRTGSPATGSPVRRAESPAMFTRRSASPATPKLLSCTQSPCTVRQYHSSPIRHRPTTPVTNGNKKEDGQVEEAKGHNNISDRNVSKPETPVKKMSDIQSPEKSSQADTAEKKLSNTETPEKRFPKTETPSNNLKGEISEKKDNPDKKSPMAETADRKASKIDPPDKKMPKSTCSDLNADKSTEPSSVTPTGKGIAGTTSAEEASRLLAERRRLARVQKELEEKQHREQEEDERLKAEQLRRRQAEEWARQEEEARRAEEERSRQEDLRRTREEEEKLQREGRDKELQVQMDREKEEAELQAQKDAEHQRQEREILKLQQEEERHLRKKRIEEIMKRTRKSDENQAEMKQNEEGQVDTLPQPVSPPGEMQMNSKMKIETNAQVNVQENPKVESQVNGQVTIHVNKQDSAMVKGQATYQVTPLKNDLQKGQDAKQINKQQTAQVNGQGAAQVLKQESVFVKGRVASKVNQQESAQVNAKTIDQINRLDNTKRPDAPQAGKQESVQVNVQVKKPEETQVSSQATAQLKIQKSTKVNVKLTTQTIGQEVQPKKPSTASLPVGRPPPPLINLEPLVVKSSGVYDEVQSMEVSPVSKEELVSIPEYSPVNEVQHNGMSNARALEDLLDLTGHVAYPKLSPIGSLGDCNKNLIEGLCSPGADSKLIQSHPPPSHKFNYQ from the exons ATGGCGGAGAAGGCAGTCAATACAGCGTCCAGCGCCTTGACAG ACGAGGTGCTGAGCCCAGCCTTGGTCATAGAGAAGAAGTCCCAGCTCAATGGGCTCCCCTCCCCTTTACGTCTGCCAGGCAACAACACTAACAATCATGCAG ATGTGGAAGGCTATCTGAGGACAGATGACAGGATGCGTTTAGCCAAAGAGAGACGTGAGGAAAGAGATAAAGGTTTAG CGGTACGAGAGCAGGCGATCATGGAGAAGGAGCGGCGGGCTCAGCTGCAGTATGAGCGTACCGTGGAGGAGCGCTGGAGGAAGCTGGAGGAACAGAGACAGAAGGAGGAGCTCCGCAGAGCTGCTGTggatgagaagaggagacagaggcTGGAGGAGGAAAAG GAGCGACTGGACGCTCTGATGAAACGCTCCCTGGAACGCAGCCTGCAGCTAGAGCAGAGGCCCAAACGCTGGACATGGGGCGGAGCTGGAGGAGCACAGG GTGACTGtgagaatgcccctctccccgcCTCCACCTTTCCCCATGAACTCGCCGCCCCCTTTCCTGCTGCCAGCGAATCCGGTAAT CGCTGTCACCTGAACTCTGTGGAGAGCCTGATGGTCCACCGCCTTCTTACCCACACTCA TGTGGTCCAGTGCCACAGTGCAGCAGACCTCCATCTGCCCTGCCACCGATGCACAG CTCCCTGCAGCCCCCACAGGTCACCCTATCGGGGCTCGCCAAGCCGGGCTAATCGACGGAGGCtccagggctctccagaggagtCAGCAGGGGGGTCTATCTCCACCCCTCAAACCCCCAAG AAGGAGAGGTTGcgcagagagagaaggactggcTCCCCGGCGACAGGCTCCCCTGTGAGAAGAGCAGAATCCCCAGCCATGTTCACCAGACGCTCAGCCTCCCCCGCCACCCCCAA GTTGCTGAGCTGTACCCAGTCTCCCTGCACTGTGCGCCAGTACCACTCTTCTCCCATCAGGCACAGACCCACCACCCCGGTTACCAACGGCAACAAGAAGGAGGACGGACAAGTTGAAGAAGCCAAAGGGCACAACAACATCAGTGACAGAAATGTCTCCAAGCCAGAGACCCCTGTGAAAAAGATGTCTGATATTCAGAGCCCTGAGAAGTCTTCTCAAGCCGACACCGCTGAAAAAAAACTGTCCAACACCGAGACCCCAGAAAAGAGATTCCCAAAAACTGAGACCCCCAGTAATAACTTAAAAGGTGAGATTTCTGAAAAGAAGGACAACCCTGATAAGAAGAGTCCTATGGCTGAGACTGCTGATAGGAAAGCATCCAAAATAGACCCTCCAGACAAGAAGATGCCAAAGTCCACCTGCAGCGACCTGAATGCAGATAAGAGCACAG AGCCATCGTCAGTGACGCCAACAGGAAAAGGAATTGCTGGAACGACAAGCGCAGAGGAAGCATCTAGACTGCTAGCGGAGCGTAGGCGTCTGGCCAGGGTGCAGAAGGAGCTGGAGGAGAAACAACATCGTGAGCAGGAGGAGGATGAGCG TCTGAAGGCGGAGCagctgaggaggagacaggcagAGGAGTGGGCACGGCAGGAGGAGGAGGCTCGAcgggctgaggaggagaggagcagacagGAGGACCTCCGTAGgacgagagaggaagaggagaaactGCAGAGGGAGGGCCGGGATAAGGAGCTACAGGTCCAGATggacagagag AAGGAGGAGGCCGAGTTACAGGCACAGAAGGATGCGGAGCATCAGcgtcaggagagagagatactgaagCTACAACAAGAAGAGGAGAGACATCTGCGGAAGAAG AGAATTGAGGAGATAATGAAGAGAACCAGGAAGAGTGATGAGAACCAGGCTGAGATGAAG CAGAATGAGGAAGGGCAGGTGGATACTCTGCCTCAGCCTGTCTCACCACCAG GGGAAATGCAAATGAACTCAAAGATGAAGATTGAAACTAATGCTCAGGTGAATGTGCAAGAAAACCCAAAGGTTGAGTCTCAGGTTAATGGACAGGTCACTATCCATGTCAACAAGCAGGACAGTGCCATGGTGAAGGGACAAGCCACCTACCAGGTAACCCCACTGAAGAATGATCTGCAAAAGGGACAGGACgctaaacaaataaataaacaacaGACAGCCCAAGTGAATGGACAGGGTGCAGCCCAGGTTCTCAAGCAAGAGAGTGTTTTTGTTAAGGGACGGGTCGCTTCCAAAGTGAACCAGCAAGAGAGTGCACAGGTGAATGCAAAGACCATTGACCAAATTAATCGTCTGGATAATACAAAGAGACCCGATGCTCCCCAAGCGGGCAAACAGGAGAGTGTCCAAGTGAATGTACAGGTGAAGAAACCGGAGGAAACCCAGGTGAGCAGCCAAGCCACTGCTCAGCTCAAAATCCAGAAGAGTACCAAAGTAAACGTGAAGTTGACCACACAGACAATCGGACAAGAGGTGCAGCCCAAGAAACCGTCCACGGCGTCCCTACCGGTGGGCCGACCCCCACCTCCACTCATCAACCTGGAGCCATTGGTTGTGAAAAGCAGCGGGGTGTATGACGAGGTGCAGTCCATGGAGGTCAG CCCAGTTTCCAAGGAGGAGCTCGTCTCCATCCCAGAGTACTCCCCAGTCAATGAGGTCCAGCACAACGGCATGAGTAATGCCCGAGCCCTGGAAGATCTGCTGGACCTGACGGGCCATGTGGCCTACCCCAAACTCTCCCCCATTGGAAGCCTAGGAGACTGCAACAAGAACCTGATTGAGGGGCTCTGTAGCCCCGGTGCCGATTCCAAGCTCATCCAATCTCATCCTCCACCCTCACACAAGTTCAACTACCAGTAG
- the LOC120021460 gene encoding eukaryotic translation initiation factor 1A, X-chromosomal-like, producing the protein MPKNKGKGGKNRRRGKNENESEKRELVFKEDGQEYAQVIKMLGNGRLEAMCFDGVKRLCHIRGKLRKKVWINSSDIILVGLRDYQDQKADVILKYNADEARSLKAYGELPEHAKINETDTFGPGDDEDIQFDDIGDDDEDIDDI; encoded by the exons ATGCCGAAAAATAAAG GTAAGGGAGGAAAGAATCGGCGACGTGGTAAAAATGAGAATGAATCAGAAAAGAGAGAGCTGGTTTTCAAAGAGGATGGCCAAG AATATGCACAAGTCATTAAGATGTTGGGTAATGGACGACTGGAAGCTATGTGTTTTGATGGAGTCAAGCGACTATGCCACATCCGAGGAAAGCTACGGAAAAAG GTTTGGATCAACAGTTCAGACATCATCCTGGTGGGACTTCGAGATTACCAG GACCAAAAAGCTGATGTTATCCTGAAGTACAATGCAGACGAGGCCAGGAGTTTGAAGGCCTATGGGGAGCTTCCTGAACATG CTAAAATCAATGAGACCGACACGTTCGGACCTGGTGACGACGAGGACATTCAGTTTGATGACATTGGAGATGACGACGAGGACATAGATGAT ATCTGA